Proteins encoded by one window of Juglans regia cultivar Chandler chromosome 15, Walnut 2.0, whole genome shotgun sequence:
- the LOC109012213 gene encoding probable metal-nicotianamine transporter YSL7 has protein sequence MGRNEVEDKVENSVDPEDEHNGDPGDKKLKQEVGETSVERLFEDQEVPSWRKQLTMRAFGVSFLLSILFTFIVMKLNLTTGIIPSLNVSAGLLGFFFVRTWTKLLQKSGLLKQPFTRQENTVIQTCVVASSGIAFSGGFGSYLFGMSERISKQSSDTHDFKNPSLGWIIGFLFVVSFLGLFSVVPLRRIMIIDFKLTYPSGTATAHLINSFHTPHGAKLAKKQVRALGKFFTFSFLWGFFQWFYTAGDDCGFLYFPSLGLKAYKYRFYFDFSATYVGVGMICPYIINVSVLVGGILSWGLMWPLIENRKGDWYSASLPSNSMNGLQAYKVFIAIALILGDGLYNFLKVLSQTILGLSHQLLTKKMSSDLPVADHSSPMSSQLSYDDKRRSQLFLKDQIPTWFAIGGYVAIAAISIGTLPHIFHQLKWYYILVIYIFAPTLAFCNAYGCGLTDWSLASTYGKLAIFTIGAWAGASHGGVLAGLAACGVMMNIVATASDLMQDFKTGYLTLASPRAMFVSQLIGTSMGCVIAPSVFWLFYNAFGDIGVPGSEYAAPYAIVFRNMAIVGVEGFSSLPKNCLLLCYVFFGAAILINLIRDTVDKKWGRYIPLPMAMAIPFYIGPYFAIDMCVGSLILFIWEKINKSKADAFGPAVASGLICGDGIWTLPASILALAGVKPPICMKFLSRGTNAKVDKFLSPKG, from the exons ATGGGTCGGAATGAGGTTGAGGACAAGGTGGAGAATAGCGTTGATCCGGAAGATGAACATAATGGTGATCCGGGGGACAAAAAGCTCAAACAAGAAGTAGGGGAGACATCGGTGGAGCGATTGTTTGAAGATCAGGAGGTGCCGTCATGGAGGAAGCAGCTGACCATGAGAGCCTTCGGGGTGAGCTTCCTCCTGAGCATACTGTTCACCTTTATAGTGATGAAGCTCAACCTCACCACAGGTATTATACCTTCCCTCAATGTATCTGCTGGTCTCTTGGGTTTCTTCTTCGTCAGGACATGGACCAAGTTGCTTCAGAAATCTGGCTTGTTGAAGCAGCCTTTCACCCGGCAGGAAAATACTGTCATCCAGACCTGTGTTGTAGCTTCTTCAGGCATTGCCTTTAGTG GAGGCTTTGGAAGTTACCTCTTTGGAATGAGTGAACGCATTTCCAAACAATCATCAgatactcatgatttcaaaaaCCCGTCATTAGGATGGATCATTGGCTTTCTCTTTGTTGTCAGCTTTCTAGGACTCTTCTCGGTGGTGCCTCTTCGAAGG ATTATGATCATAGACTTCAAACTGACGTATCCCAGTGGTACTGCCACTGCTCATCTCATCAACAGCTTCCACACTCCTCATGGAGCAAAATTAGCAAA GAAACAAGTGAGAGCGTTGGGAAAATTTTTCACCTTCAGCTTTTTATGGGGTTTCTTTCAATGGTTCTACACTGCTGGAGATGACTGTGGATTTTTATACTTCCCCTCACTAGGGCTCAAGGCATATAAATATAG attttattttgatttctcTGCAACATATGTTGGAGTCGGAATGATTTGCCCATATATCATAAATGTATCAGTGCTGGTGGGAGGGATTCTTTCTTGGGGTCTGATGTGGCCTCTCATAGAAAATAGGAAGGGTGACTGGTATTCTGCAAGCCTCCCATCAAATAGCATGAATGGTCTTCAAGCTTACAAG GTATTTATCGCCATAGCCTTGATCCTGGGTGATGGTTTATATAACTTTCTCAAGGTTCTTAGTCAAACCATCTTAGGCTTGTCTCATCAGCTCCTGACCAAAAAAATGAGCTCTGATCTCCCTGTTGCAGACCATTCTTCACCTATGAGCTCTCAGCTCTCATATGATGACAAGCGTCGCAGCCAACTCTTTCTCAAAGATCAAATTCCCACATGGTTTGCCATTGGAGGTTATGTTGCTATTGCTGCAATCTCTATAGGCACTCTTCCTCATATCTTTCACCAACTCAAATGGTATTACATATTGGTCATCTATATATTTGCACCAACCTTGGCTTTCTGTAATGCCTATGGTTGTGGGCTCACTGATTGGTCCCTTGCATCCACCTATGGAAAGCTGGCCATCTTTACCATCGGAGCATGGGCTGGTGCTTCACATGGTGGAGTACTTGCAGGCCTAGCAGCTTGTGGAGTTATGATGAACATCGTCGCGACAGCCTCTGACCTAATGCAGGATTTTAAGACTGGTTACTTAACACTGGCTTCACCACGTGCCATGTTTGTGAGTCAACTAATTGGCACATCAATGGGTTGTGTAATTGCGCCTTCTGTGTTTTGGCTCTTTTACAATGCTTTTGGTGACATTGGAGTTCCTGGAAGTGAATATGCTGCACCATATGCTATTGTGTTCCGTAACATGGCTATTGTGGGGGTTGAAGGCTTCTCAAGTCTACCAAAGAATTGCCTTCTCCTTTGTTACGTGTTCTTTGGTGCAGCCATTCTGATAAATTTGATAAGAGATACAGTGGATAAGAAGTGGGGAAGGTACATTCCACTTCCAATGGCAATGGCAATACCCTTCTACATAGGACCATATTTTGCCATTGACATGTGTGTTGGAAGCTTAATACTGTTCATCTGGGAGAAGATAAACAAGAGCAAGGCTGATGCTTTTGGTCCTGCAGTAGCATCTGGTTTGATCTGTGGGGATGGGATATGGACTTTGCCTGCTTCAATCCTTGCTCTGGCTGGCGTCAAGCCACCGATTTGTATGAAGTTCTTGTCGCGAGGCACTAATGCTAAGGTGGATAAGTTCTTATCACCAAAGGGCTAA